The segment GCCGGTGCTCTCGCCTACGCTCGCCAGGCTGAGCGTCGGAAGGTGGGCCCGGAGATGGGCACGGAGACAGGCAGGGCCGGATCGCGGGTCCTGGCGCGGGGTGGAGTCGTGTGGTCGGTGCTCGGGGCCGAGCTCGAGCGTCGAGCGGCGTCCGATGCCGATGGGCTGGACGTACTCGACCTGGGCGGCGGCAGTGGAGTGTCGGCGGTGCCGCTGGCCGAAATGGGACACCGAGTGACGGTGCTGGACGTGAGCGCGGACGCGCTCGCGACCCTGCAGCGCCGGGCCGCCGATGCCGGCGTGGCCGAGCGGGTCACGCCGGTGCAGGGCGACGTGGAGCGGCTGCCCGAGGCGCTGACCCCGGGTTCGTACGATCTGGTGCTCTGCCACGGGCTGCTCGAGGTGGTGGACTCGCCGGCCGACACGCTGGGGGCGGTCGCCGGGGCGCTGCGGGACGGCGGGTGCGCGAGCGTGCTGGCCGCGGGCCGGGCCGCCGCGGTGCTGGGCCGGGCGCTGAGCGGGCGGCTGGCCGACGCGACCCGGATCGCGACCGACCCGGCCGGCCGGTGGGGCGCGGCCGACAGCATGCTGCGCCGCTTCGACACCGACATGCTGGGCGAGCTGGTCACCGCGGCCGGCCTGCGGGTCGAGGCCGTGCACGGCGTGCGGGTGGTGGCCGACCTGGTGCCGGGCTCGGTGCTGGACGGGCAGCCCGGCGGGGCCGAGGCGCTGCGGGAGCTGGAGTTCGCGCTCGCCGCGCTCCCGCCGTACCGGGACGTGGCTGCCCAGCTGCACGTGCTGGCCCGGCGCTGAGGAACGGTCGTGGGGCGTAGCCAGGCGGTCGGCCGCAGCGGGCCGCCGGCCGGACCGCCCGCCGACGACACCGGCTGCCCGATCCTGCACGTCGACATGGACGCCTTCTACGCCAGCGTGGAGCTGCGCCGGCGTCCGGAGCTGCGGGGCCGGCCGATGATCGTCGGCGGCGGGCGGCGCGGGGTGGTGCTGTCCGCGACGTACGAGGCCCGGGACTACGGGGTGCGCAGCGCGATGCCGATGGGCCGGGCGCTCGGGCTCTGCCCCGACGCGGTCGTGGTGCACCCCGACATGCCCCGGTACGCCGAGGCCTCGGCGG is part of the Mycobacteriales bacterium genome and harbors:
- a CDS encoding class I SAM-dependent methyltransferase, encoding MWSVLGAELERRAASDADGLDVLDLGGGSGVSAVPLAEMGHRVTVLDVSADALATLQRRAADAGVAERVTPVQGDVERLPEALTPGSYDLVLCHGLLEVVDSPADTLGAVAGALRDGGCASVLAAGRAAAVLGRALSGRLADATRIATDPAGRWGAADSMLRRFDTDMLGELVTAAGLRVEAVHGVRVVADLVPGSVLDGQPGGAEALRELEFALAALPPYRDVAAQLHVLARR